A stretch of Peteryoungia algae DNA encodes these proteins:
- a CDS encoding magnesium transporter CorA family protein — translation MIRAYRRDGSVEVIGKEPISGDFPEDIIWIDLITPTLEEEHLVEARIGIPLPTPEELKDIEPSSRLYVEHDAIYMTASLLYRTESTYPLLSDVAFILSRGRLITIRYAEPKSFALFSASLLRMNGQCDTGAKLLGHLLETIIDRTAEILETLAARLDALSITIFVNRKAAKRRPPRFLEDKLLDIASHHQLVSKLRDSLVSLSRLVVFLQSQPIVRREEEAAELCSIVARDIQSLGEHAAFVGTNITFMLDASLGLINVEQNAIIKIFSIASVVFLPPTLVASIYGMNFDFMPELAWNLGYPLALFAMLLSAIIPFLFFRWKGWL, via the coding sequence TTGATCAGGGCCTATCGAAGAGACGGAAGTGTCGAAGTCATCGGCAAAGAGCCGATATCTGGCGATTTTCCCGAAGACATCATCTGGATTGATCTGATTACGCCGACGCTCGAGGAGGAACACCTCGTGGAGGCCCGGATCGGCATTCCCCTTCCGACACCGGAAGAGTTGAAGGATATCGAGCCGTCCAGCCGTCTGTATGTCGAGCACGACGCCATCTACATGACGGCGTCGCTGCTCTACCGGACGGAATCCACCTATCCCTTGTTGAGCGATGTCGCCTTCATCCTCTCTCGCGGCCGCCTGATCACCATCCGCTACGCCGAGCCGAAGTCGTTTGCCCTTTTCAGTGCCAGCCTGTTGCGGATGAATGGCCAGTGCGACACCGGCGCAAAGCTGCTCGGCCACCTTCTCGAGACCATCATCGACCGCACCGCCGAGATCCTGGAAACGCTTGCTGCCCGCCTCGATGCGCTGTCGATCACCATCTTTGTCAACCGAAAGGCTGCCAAGCGCCGCCCACCGCGTTTCCTGGAAGACAAGCTTCTCGATATCGCCAGCCATCACCAACTGGTCAGCAAGCTGCGCGACAGCCTCGTTTCGCTGTCTCGCCTCGTCGTGTTCCTCCAGTCGCAACCGATCGTGCGGCGCGAGGAAGAGGCGGCCGAACTCTGCAGCATCGTTGCGCGCGACATTCAGTCGCTCGGTGAGCATGCGGCCTTTGTCGGCACCAACATCACCTTCATGCTCGATGCCTCGCTCGGACTGATCAATGTCGAGCAGAATGCCATCATCAAGATCTTTTCGATCGCCTCGGTGGTCTTCCTGCCGCCCACTCTGGTCGCATCGATCTACGGCATGAACTTTGACTTCATGCCGGAACTCGCATGGAATCTTGGATATCCGCTGGCGCTTTTCGCCATGCTTTTGTCCGCCATCATCCCCTTCCTGTTTTTCCGTTGGAAAGGCTGGCTCTAA
- a CDS encoding helix-turn-helix transcriptional regulator yields MTNQDMAAAARVEGLVADVKGFKTQFDVFRFMKRVTELYGARAFMVLNMPGSTAQSLGSSSIITNWPADLLTEFDQVALLAGSPVLAHLRRSSIPLRVDIDEVSLQRDPKSSETSKALFTRFRMTRGAYFPVHDATGARGAISFVGDREPFDTLEMMELAYLAAHVFNRLAEIREMDSRSSDMLTERELDCLNWTAAGKTSVEIAEILTLSEHTINHYLNRATKKLDAVNRTQAVAKALRLGLIK; encoded by the coding sequence ATGACGAACCAGGACATGGCAGCTGCGGCGCGCGTTGAAGGTTTGGTCGCCGATGTGAAGGGCTTCAAGACCCAGTTCGACGTCTTTCGCTTCATGAAGCGAGTGACCGAACTCTATGGCGCGCGCGCCTTCATGGTGCTCAACATGCCGGGTTCCACCGCCCAGAGCCTGGGCAGCAGCTCGATCATCACCAACTGGCCGGCGGATCTGCTGACGGAATTCGATCAGGTGGCGCTCTTGGCGGGAAGCCCGGTACTGGCCCATCTGCGGCGTTCTTCGATCCCGCTGCGCGTTGATATCGACGAAGTTTCGCTTCAGCGCGATCCCAAGTCCAGCGAAACCTCCAAGGCTCTCTTCACCCGTTTCCGCATGACGCGCGGCGCCTATTTCCCGGTTCACGATGCAACCGGGGCCCGCGGTGCCATCTCCTTCGTCGGTGATCGAGAGCCTTTCGACACGCTTGAGATGATGGAACTCGCCTATCTCGCGGCCCATGTTTTCAACCGTCTCGCCGAGATCCGCGAGATGGACAGCCGAAGCAGCGACATGCTGACCGAACGCGAGCTCGATTGTTTGAACTGGACGGCAGCCGGCAAGACAAGCGTCGAAATCGCCGAGATCCTGACGCTCTCCGAGCACACGATCAACCACTATCTCAACCGTGCCACCAAGAAGCTGGATGCCGTCAACCGCACCCAGGCGGTCGCCAAGGCGCTGCGGCTCGGCTTGATCAAGTAA
- the apbC gene encoding iron-sulfur cluster carrier protein ApbC, with amino-acid sequence MTELSRDFVVEALKGIRGPDLDGNIVDLGMVSDVFISDGKVYFSINVPAERAQELEPLRQAAERTVKAIPGVKGAVVSLTAERKQGSAPPPPRPQAAAPAHGHGHGHNHGPAPSGQQKTKAGVPGIDAIIAVASGKGGVGKSTTSVNLALALKANGLRVGILDADVYGPSMPRLLGITGRPQQIENRIIVPMENYGIKVMSMGFLVDEGTAMIWRGPMVQSALMQMLREVAWGDLDVLVVDMPPGTGDAQLTMAQQVPLSGAVIVSTPQDLALIDARKGLNMFNKVEVPVLGIVENMSYFIAPDTGNRYDIFGHGGAKTEAETIGVPFLGEVPLTISIRETSDAGTPVVVSEPDGPQAKIYRDIATKVWEQVKARSGRAAPSIVFE; translated from the coding sequence ATGACCGAGTTGTCGCGTGACTTTGTGGTTGAGGCGTTGAAGGGGATCCGTGGCCCGGATCTGGACGGAAACATCGTCGACCTGGGAATGGTCTCCGACGTTTTCATCTCGGACGGAAAGGTCTATTTTTCCATCAATGTTCCCGCCGAGCGTGCTCAGGAACTGGAGCCATTGCGGCAGGCGGCCGAGCGCACGGTCAAGGCAATTCCGGGGGTCAAGGGAGCCGTGGTCAGCCTGACTGCCGAGCGCAAGCAGGGATCTGCTCCGCCACCGCCGCGCCCTCAGGCCGCTGCGCCCGCCCATGGCCATGGGCATGGGCACAATCACGGTCCCGCCCCCAGTGGCCAGCAGAAAACGAAGGCAGGCGTTCCCGGCATCGACGCCATCATTGCGGTTGCCTCCGGCAAGGGTGGCGTCGGCAAGTCGACCACATCAGTCAACCTCGCTCTGGCGCTCAAGGCCAATGGCCTGCGTGTCGGCATTCTCGATGCGGACGTCTACGGCCCGTCGATGCCGCGCCTTCTCGGAATTACCGGTCGGCCGCAGCAGATCGAGAACCGCATCATCGTGCCGATGGAGAATTACGGCATCAAGGTCATGTCCATGGGCTTCCTCGTCGATGAAGGCACGGCGATGATCTGGCGCGGGCCGATGGTCCAGTCGGCTCTCATGCAGATGCTGCGCGAAGTCGCCTGGGGTGATCTCGACGTGCTCGTGGTCGACATGCCGCCGGGCACCGGTGACGCGCAATTGACCATGGCGCAGCAGGTGCCACTGTCTGGCGCCGTCATCGTCTCGACGCCGCAGGACCTGGCCCTGATCGATGCCCGCAAGGGACTGAACATGTTCAACAAGGTCGAGGTGCCCGTGCTCGGCATCGTCGAGAACATGAGCTACTTCATCGCGCCCGACACAGGCAATCGCTACGATATCTTCGGCCATGGCGGTGCGAAGACCGAAGCCGAGACGATCGGCGTGCCCTTCCTCGGCGAAGTGCCTTTGACGATTTCCATCCGCGAGACATCCGATGCCGGTACGCCTGTCGTGGTCAGCGAGCCCGACGGTCCGCAGGCGAAGATCTATCGCGACATCGCGACGAAGGTCTGGGAGCAGGTGAAGGCCCGGTCCGGCCGCGCCGCGCCCTCGATCGTCTTTGAGTGA
- a CDS encoding potassium transporter Kup, with amino-acid sequence MQKIDDQSGAGPKDARSLLLLALGSVGVVYGDIGTSPLYAFREALKPIGVDGITRVEVIGVISLMIWSLTIIVTLKYVLFLLRADNDGEGGTLSLLALLSKAANGHGPILMALGLIGAALFLGDSMITPALSVLSAVEGLKLVAPELSDFVVPISLAILIGLFAVQSRGTGAMARFFGPITALWFIVMAAGGIMHIFDDLGIFAAFNPWYAATFMVREGFLGIVVLGAVFLTVTGAEALYADLGHFGRRPIQLAWFALIFPALVLNYLGQGALVLSNPAAMSDPFFLMFPSWALLPIVILATFATIIASQAVITGAFSLVRQAIHLGFLPRMQILFTSETQTGQIYLPSVNTLLLVGVLALVLLFESSEALATAYGISVTGAMVVTTIMAFEFVRKKWNWSLPLATVMLLPLLVLELVFLGANLLKIQDGGYVPVLFAAAFTVVMWTWRRGTAIIFRKTRRDDIPLEDFVRMIEKKGEHGPARVSGTAIFLTSDPTRAPAALMHNLKHNHVIHERNIILTIRTLGRPRVAEHERFEVDEISERFSRVEIRFGFMETQNVSKTLASLRRGGLKFDIMSTSFYLGRRKLVVGAGMGMPHWQDRLYIALAEAAADPSDYFRLPANRVIELGSHVVI; translated from the coding sequence ATGCAAAAGATCGATGACCAGTCCGGGGCTGGACCGAAGGATGCGCGCAGTCTTCTTCTTCTCGCGCTCGGTTCAGTCGGCGTCGTCTATGGCGACATCGGCACAAGCCCCCTCTATGCCTTTCGTGAGGCGCTGAAGCCCATCGGCGTCGACGGCATCACTCGCGTCGAGGTCATCGGCGTGATCTCGCTGATGATCTGGTCCCTGACCATCATCGTCACCCTCAAATACGTGCTGTTCCTGCTGCGCGCCGACAACGACGGTGAGGGTGGTACGCTGTCCCTTCTGGCGCTCCTGTCGAAGGCCGCCAATGGACATGGCCCGATCCTGATGGCTTTGGGGCTCATCGGTGCCGCACTCTTCCTCGGCGATTCCATGATCACGCCGGCGCTATCCGTGCTTTCCGCGGTCGAGGGCCTGAAGCTGGTGGCCCCCGAACTCTCGGATTTTGTCGTCCCGATCTCCCTGGCGATCCTGATCGGCCTCTTTGCTGTCCAGTCACGAGGGACGGGCGCTATGGCGCGCTTCTTCGGCCCGATCACCGCGCTCTGGTTCATCGTCATGGCGGCCGGCGGCATCATGCACATCTTCGATGATCTCGGCATCTTCGCGGCCTTCAATCCCTGGTATGCGGCAACCTTCATGGTGCGGGAAGGTTTTCTCGGGATCGTCGTCCTCGGCGCCGTCTTCCTGACGGTCACAGGTGCCGAAGCGCTCTATGCCGACCTTGGCCATTTCGGCCGCAGGCCAATCCAGCTTGCCTGGTTCGCGCTGATCTTTCCGGCGCTTGTCCTGAACTATCTGGGGCAGGGCGCCCTGGTTCTCAGCAATCCCGCTGCCATGTCCGATCCCTTCTTCCTGATGTTCCCGTCCTGGGCCTTGCTGCCGATCGTCATTCTGGCGACTTTTGCCACGATCATTGCCAGCCAGGCGGTCATCACCGGCGCCTTCTCGCTGGTTCGCCAGGCGATCCATCTCGGCTTCCTGCCGCGCATGCAGATCCTCTTCACCTCGGAAACCCAGACAGGCCAGATCTATCTGCCCTCGGTCAATACGCTTCTCCTGGTCGGCGTGCTGGCGCTTGTCCTGCTGTTCGAGAGCTCGGAAGCGCTCGCCACCGCCTATGGCATCTCCGTCACCGGGGCTATGGTGGTGACCACGATCATGGCCTTCGAATTCGTCCGCAAGAAGTGGAACTGGAGCCTGCCGCTCGCCACCGTCATGCTCCTTCCGCTGCTCGTCCTCGAACTCGTCTTCCTGGGGGCCAATCTGCTGAAGATCCAGGATGGCGGCTATGTGCCGGTTCTCTTTGCAGCCGCCTTCACCGTCGTCATGTGGACCTGGCGGCGGGGCACGGCGATCATCTTCCGGAAGACCCGGCGCGACGACATTCCGCTCGAAGACTTCGTCCGCATGATCGAAAAGAAGGGCGAGCATGGGCCGGCGCGTGTGTCCGGCACGGCGATCTTCCTGACCAGCGACCCGACCCGCGCGCCAGCGGCCCTGATGCACAATCTCAAGCACAACCACGTCATCCATGAACGCAACATCATTCTCACCATCCGGACGCTCGGCCGGCCACGCGTCGCGGAGCACGAGCGGTTTGAGGTGGATGAGATCTCGGAACGTTTCTCGCGCGTCGAGATACGATTCGGCTTCATGGAAACACAGAACGTCTCGAAGACGCTGGCCAGCCTGCGCCGCGGGGGGCTGAAGTTCGACATCATGTCGACTTCCTTCTATCTGGGGCGGCGCAAGCTGGTGGTGGGTGCCGGCATGGGCATGCCCCATTGGCAGGATCGCCTTTACATAGCGCTCGCCGAGGCCGCCGCCGACCCGTCGGATTACTTCCGGCTGCCGGCGAACCGCGTCATTGAACTGGGCTCGCACGTCGTCATCTGA
- a CDS encoding PRC-barrel domain-containing protein, with product MNKSLKALAAVMLLSSTAMAPFAVAQDATGTTTTTPPAATDGAATPAPVTPDASTDGSMGTTAQTAPDAAGSATYLTEQAENHISVNDFLGQPIYTADNQSIGDINDLLVQDDGGVVAAVVGVGGFLGIGEKNVAIPFDKITISREMDDAAATGTGDAATTTEAVADAEVRLTTTETAESLTNAPEFRTLDDQAADASSTGTGMVPTDGTTTSSTDN from the coding sequence ATGAACAAGTCTCTCAAGGCACTCGCCGCAGTCATGCTGCTCAGCTCCACCGCCATGGCTCCGTTCGCCGTCGCACAGGACGCCACCGGCACCACCACCACGACCCCTCCGGCCGCAACCGATGGTGCAGCCACCCCGGCTCCGGTTACCCCTGACGCCTCCACGGACGGCTCGATGGGCACGACTGCCCAGACCGCTCCCGACGCTGCCGGCTCCGCCACATATCTGACGGAACAGGCTGAAAACCACATTTCGGTCAACGACTTCCTGGGTCAGCCGATCTACACCGCCGACAACCAGTCGATCGGCGACATCAACGACCTGCTCGTGCAGGATGACGGCGGCGTCGTCGCAGCTGTCGTCGGCGTGGGTGGCTTCCTCGGCATCGGCGAAAAGAATGTCGCCATTCCGTTCGACAAGATCACCATTTCCCGCGAGATGGATGATGCAGCCGCCACCGGCACCGGTGACGCTGCCACCACGACGGAAGCCGTTGCTGACGCCGAAGTTCGCCTGACGACCACGGAAACCGCCGAAAGCCTGACCAACGCTCCGGAATTCCGTACGCTGGATGACCAGGCCGCCGACGCCAGCTCCACGGGCACGGGCATGGTTCCGACCGACGGCACCACAACCTCTTCCACGGACAACTGA
- a CDS encoding SMP-30/gluconolactonase/LRE family protein, which yields MELGEGPTCDPLSGSLFWFDILGKTLCELDVKAGGLKTHALPFLGSVLAVIDPIRQLIASDQGLFLRDSVSGTLSSYAVIEDKPQNRSNDGRVHPSGALWIGTMSRTAETGAGAIYHVAGTEVTKLFDAVSIPNGICFSPDGSVGYFNDSKVNHMMRVELDPATGRPTGQPTVFIDQSKRDGVIDGSVVDLEGTIWNANWGGGGVDRYSPDGRHIARYATPMRRPTCPAFFGEGFNLLAVTSCWEGLSDAERAADPLAGATFDLGVAVKGKAEPRFKL from the coding sequence ATGGAACTGGGCGAGGGTCCGACCTGCGACCCGCTCTCAGGCTCGCTCTTCTGGTTCGACATTCTCGGCAAAACGCTGTGCGAACTCGACGTCAAAGCCGGCGGCCTGAAGACGCATGCGCTCCCGTTTCTCGGTAGCGTTCTGGCCGTGATCGACCCGATCCGGCAATTGATCGCCTCCGACCAGGGGCTCTTCCTGCGCGACAGCGTGAGTGGCACGCTTTCCTCCTATGCCGTGATTGAAGACAAGCCGCAGAACCGCTCAAACGACGGGCGGGTGCATCCAAGCGGCGCGCTGTGGATCGGCACGATGAGCCGGACGGCTGAAACCGGCGCCGGTGCGATCTATCACGTGGCGGGGACCGAAGTGACGAAGCTCTTCGATGCCGTCAGCATTCCGAACGGGATCTGCTTCTCCCCCGATGGGTCAGTCGGCTATTTCAACGACTCGAAAGTCAATCATATGATGCGGGTCGAACTCGACCCGGCGACCGGACGCCCCACGGGACAGCCGACCGTGTTCATCGACCAGTCCAAGCGGGATGGGGTCATCGACGGTTCAGTGGTCGACCTCGAGGGCACGATCTGGAATGCGAACTGGGGTGGGGGTGGCGTCGACCGCTACAGCCCGGACGGCCGTCATATCGCGCGTTATGCGACCCCGATGCGTCGGCCTACCTGCCCGGCGTTTTTCGGAGAGGGCTTCAACCTGCTCGCCGTGACCTCCTGCTGGGAGGGATTGTCGGATGCGGAGCGGGCAGCTGATCCGCTGGCAGGTGCAACCTTCGATCTCGGCGTGGCCGTGAAGGGCAAGGCCGAGCCGCGCTTCAAGCTCTGA